The following coding sequences lie in one Maribacter forsetii DSM 18668 genomic window:
- a CDS encoding alpha/beta fold hydrolase, with protein sequence MMKTIKKSLFGLLILSALSTTAQGNPFEVKVTGEGNPILLFPGFACTGEVWDATVVELSKEYECHVFTFAGFGNVAAIEKPWLPKIKEGVVSYISENKLENPVLLGHSLGGALALWMAAEANSYKELIIVDALPSTGALMMPDFKSEYMVYDSPYNKQLLVMNDTDFETKVIQMASGMTKEKSNQEIIKNWMIQADKGTYVYGYTDLLKLDLREDLSKINSPVTILAATEPYGLEMAKSTYGLQYKALAAYTIEFANGSSHFIMYDQPQWFIENLKNALKN encoded by the coding sequence ATGATGAAAACAATTAAAAAATCACTATTTGGATTACTAATTTTATCTGCACTTTCAACAACGGCACAAGGCAATCCTTTTGAAGTAAAAGTTACTGGCGAAGGAAACCCAATTCTTCTTTTTCCTGGATTTGCGTGCACAGGTGAAGTTTGGGACGCTACGGTGGTAGAGCTATCAAAAGAATATGAATGTCATGTTTTTACTTTTGCCGGATTCGGTAACGTTGCTGCCATTGAAAAACCTTGGTTACCAAAAATAAAGGAAGGTGTTGTATCTTATATATCAGAAAATAAATTAGAAAATCCTGTTTTACTAGGTCATAGTTTAGGTGGTGCATTGGCGCTTTGGATGGCAGCAGAGGCTAATTCATATAAAGAACTGATCATTGTAGATGCTTTACCATCAACCGGTGCTTTAATGATGCCCGATTTTAAAAGTGAGTACATGGTTTATGATTCGCCATATAATAAACAGTTATTAGTTATGAACGATACCGATTTTGAAACTAAGGTTATTCAAATGGCTAGTGGTATGACCAAAGAAAAATCAAATCAAGAAATAATTAAAAATTGGATGATTCAGGCAGATAAAGGGACCTATGTCTATGGGTATACGGATTTATTAAAGTTAGATTTACGTGAAGATTTGTCTAAGATAAATTCTCCGGTGACTATTTTGGCGGCTACAGAACCTTATGGTTTAGAAATGGCGAAATCTACTTATGGCCTACAGTATAAAGCGCTTGCAGCATACACCATTGAATTTGCAAATGGGTCATCACATTTTATCATGTATGATCAACCACAGTGGTTTATAGAGAATCTTAAAAATGCGTTGAAGAATTAA
- a CDS encoding RNA polymerase sigma factor produces the protein MSSKEIAYQKIYEENYPKVMRLCMGYTAGNDSLAKDLVQETFIKIWQNLDGFRNESGIGTWIYRICVNTCLAEIRRERKKERELQIDSLQVSDSSDNPVEKEDMLVLLYKCINKLSSTNKAIILLELEGLPQLEISEIIGIKHEAVRTRIHRIKQQLTKCVNNE, from the coding sequence ATGAGCTCTAAAGAAATCGCATACCAGAAAATATACGAAGAAAACTACCCAAAGGTAATGCGATTATGCATGGGGTATACTGCAGGTAACGATTCTCTTGCTAAAGATCTGGTACAGGAAACATTTATAAAAATTTGGCAGAATTTAGACGGTTTTAGAAATGAAAGCGGAATAGGGACTTGGATTTACCGTATTTGTGTAAATACCTGTTTAGCTGAAATACGGCGGGAGCGTAAAAAGGAGAGAGAACTTCAGATTGATAGTCTGCAAGTAAGTGACAGTAGTGACAACCCTGTTGAAAAAGAAGATATGCTAGTGCTATTATACAAGTGCATAAATAAACTAAGCAGCACTAATAAAGCAATTATATTATTGGAATTGGAAGGCTTGCCCCAACTAGAGATTTCAGAAATAATTGGGATAAAACATGAAGCTGTCCGAACTAGAATTCATAGAATAAAACAACAACTTACAAAATGTGTAAACAATGAATAA